AGTACTCATCTTTGTCCCACTATCTTTGACAAGAAACATAGCCAAGTTAAGTGGGACCGCGTTAATAGCAGATCTATTTATTCTACTGGGATTGGTTTATGTTTACGTTTACTCCATTTATTATATTGCTGTTAATGGTGTCGCATCCGATACAATGCTTATGTTCAATAAAGCGGACTGGTCGTTGTTCATCGGTACCGCCATATTCACCTTTGAAGGTATAGGCCTACTTATCCCCATTCAGGAGTCAATGAAACACCCGAAGCATTTCCGGCCATCGTTGTCCGCGGTGATGTGTATCGTGGCAGTGATTTTCATATCATGTGGTCTCTTATGCTATGCCGCTTTTGGATCTGACGTGAAAACTGttgttttattgaattttccGCAGGACACTTCCTATACTCTCACTGTTCAATTACTGTATGCATTAGCCATTTTGTTATCCACGCCGTTGCAGCTATTTCCCGCGATACgtattttggaaaactgGACTTTTCCCTCAAATGCATCTGGTAAATACAACCCGAAAGTCAAATGGTTGAAAAACTATTTCCGTTGCGCTATTGTCGTCCTGACATCTATCCTCGCTTGGGTAGGCGCCAACGATTTGGACAAATTTGTATCACTGGTAGGCTCCTTCGCGTGTATCCCATTGATCTACATATACCCGCCATTGTTGCACTATAAGGCGTCCATCTTATCTGGAACCTCGAGAGCCAGGCTTCTTTTAGATTTAATCGTCATAGTATTTGGAGTTGCTGTCATGGCCTACACGTCATGGCAGACGATTAAAATGTGGAGCCAGTAATCCGCCATTTTTGACCGAGTACATCATGTACAgacacatatatatatatttatatatgaCTCGTTATCTATATGCATCTGGAACACACATACCTTGTTTTAATTATGATTAGCATAAATGTACTATCCTTGTCAATTTGGTATGGCTGAGTTTACCCGGACGAGAGGAAAAGGTATAGTGAATAGGATTACCGAATTTTGCCACCCGAAAACTAAACTAGCATGCAGCTTACTATACAAAGAACTGGGTATATACAGTATTTTCCAAGGAGATGAGAATTCAAAGCAATATTCAATtgagatatttttttgaaccaTCGTAATAAATCAAGGAAGTTAGGAACTATACGGAATGCCACCAAAAGAAGACTGGGAAAAATACAAGGCACCTTTGGAAGACGATGATAAAAAACCTGATGATGACAAGATCGTACCCTTAACAGAAGGTGACATTCAAGTCTTAAAATCATACGGTGCAGCTCCATACGCAGCCAAATTAAAGCAAACTGAGAATGACTTAAAAGACATTGAAGCGagaatcaaagaaaaggcCGGTGTGAAAGAAAGCGATACAGGGTTAGCACCCTCCCATCTATGGGATATTATGGGTGATAGGCAGAGACTGGGCGAAGAACATCCCTTACAAGTCGCTCGTTGCACGAAGATCATTAAGGGGAATGGTGAAAGTGACGAAACTACGAcagataataataacagcGGCAATAGCAATAGTAATAGCAATCAACAGTCTACTGATGCAGACgaagacgatgaagatgcCAAGTACGTGATAAATCTTAAGCAAATTGCCAAATTTGTCGTCGGATTAGGTGAACGTGTTTCTCCAACAGATATAGAAGAAGGTATGCGTGTAGGTGTCGATAGGTCGAAATATAATATTGAACTTCCATTGCCTCCAAGGATTGACCCATCAGTTACTATGATGACCGTTGAAGAAAAGCCTGACGTTACTTATAGCGATGTCGGTGGCTGTAAAGACCAAATTGAAAAGCTGAGAGAAGTTGTCGAGCTGCCCTTATTATCTCCAGAAAGATTTGCTACTCTTGGTATTGATCCACCAAAGGGTATCTTATTATATGGGCCACCTGGTACTGGTAAGACATTATGTGCTCGTGCTGTTGCTAATAGAACTGATGCAACTTTTATTAGGGTCATTGGGTCTGAGCTAGTGCAAAAATATGTCGGTGAAGGTGCTCGTATGGTTAGAgaattatttgaaatgGCTCGTACCAAAAAGGCTTGCATTATATTCTTCGATGAAATCGACGCTGTTGGTGGTGCTCGTTTTGATGATGGTGCTGGTGGTGATAATGAAGTTCAAAGAACTATGTTAGAACTGATTACACAGTTAGACGGGTTTGACCCTCGTGGTAACATTAAAGTGATGTTTGCCACCAATAGGCCCAACACTTTAGATCCAGCTTTATTGAGACCCGGTAGAATTGATCGTAAGGTAGAGTTTTCATTACCTGACTTGGAAGGTCGTGCAAATATCTTCCGTATTCACTCTAAATCAATGAGTGTGGAACGTGGCATCAGATGGGAACTTATCTCCAGACTGTGTCCAAACTCTACCGGTGCAGAATTAAGATCTGTTTGCACAGAAGCCGGTATGTTTGCCATTAGAGCAAGAAGAAAGGTGGCTACTGAAAAGGATTTCCTGAAGGCTGTTGATAAAGTTATTAGCGGATACAAGAAGTTTAGTTCCACATCGCGTTATATGCAATATAATTGACGTCAATGtacttttttatt
The nucleotide sequence above comes from Saccharomyces cerevisiae S288C chromosome XI, complete sequence. Encoded proteins:
- the RPT1 gene encoding proteasome regulatory particle base subunit RPT1 (ATPase of the 19S regulatory particle of the 26S proteasome; one of six ATPases of the regulatory particle; involved in the degradation of ubiquitinated substrates; required for optimal CDC20 transcription; interacts with Rpn12p and Ubr1p; mutant has aneuploidy tolerance) translates to MPPKEDWEKYKAPLEDDDKKPDDDKIVPLTEGDIQVLKSYGAAPYAAKLKQTENDLKDIEARIKEKAGVKESDTGLAPSHLWDIMGDRQRLGEEHPLQVARCTKIIKGNGESDETTTDNNNSGNSNSNSNQQSTDADEDDEDAKYVINLKQIAKFVVGLGERVSPTDIEEGMRVGVDRSKYNIELPLPPRIDPSVTMMTVEEKPDVTYSDVGGCKDQIEKLREVVELPLLSPERFATLGIDPPKGILLYGPPGTGKTLCARAVANRTDATFIRVIGSELVQKYVGEGARMVRELFEMARTKKACIIFFDEIDAVGGARFDDGAGGDNEVQRTMLELITQLDGFDPRGNIKVMFATNRPNTLDPALLRPGRIDRKVEFSLPDLEGRANIFRIHSKSMSVERGIRWELISRLCPNSTGAELRSVCTEAGMFAIRARRKVATEKDFLKAVDKVISGYKKFSSTSRYMQYN